In Verrucomicrobiales bacterium, the sequence AACGTCGTAAGTAATTAACAACGAGCGGCCTCCTCAACCCGAAACCAAGCCCGAGCGGACTTACACCGCAGAGACGGGAAGAGCGCAGAGAGGGAGAGCGACTGGTGAACCACGGATTTCGCTGATCCCACGGATTACGAATCCTGAAGGGATCGGAGGTGAAACTCACTTACTTTAGGTTGAACTACGGCGAGACGAGCGTCTCCTACCGGAGGAGGGCCGGAGGGCCGCTGAGCAACGGATCAGGCCAAGATGGGGCGTATCACCTGGCCGTGGACATCGGTCAGTCGGTAATCGCGCCCCCCGAAGCGGTAGGTGAGCTGCTCGTGATTTAGGCCCAGCAAGTGCTGCACGGTCGCCCAAAGATCATACACGGTACAGACTTCCTCGACGGCGTAGTAGCCCAGGTCGTCCGTGGCTCCGTGAGCGGTGCCGCCCCTGACGCCTCCGCCCGCCAACCAGACGCTGAAACCGAACGGATTGTGGTCGCGGCCGTCGGTCGATTGAGCGAAGGGCGTTCGGCCGAATTCGCCCGCCCAGACGATGAGGGTCTCCTCAAAAAGACCACGCGCCTTCAGATCCTTGATTAATCCAGCGATCGGCTGATCGACTTGGAAGGCCATCTCGGAATGACCCGCCTTCAGTACACCGTGCTGGTCCCACGGGTTGCCGATCTGGCCTGGATCGGCAGGGCGTGGCAGGCAGGTGAGTTCGACAAACCGGACGCCCCGCTCCACCAGGCGCCGAGCGAGCAAGCATTGGCGACCGTATTCCGCTTTCTCCCGCACCGGGGAGTCCATTCCGTAGAGCTGCTTGGTCGCTTCGCTCTCGCCTCGCAGGTCGACGAGGTCCGGGACCTTTGATTGCATCCGGTAAGCGATCTCGTAGTTCTGGATGGCTGATTCGACCTGTTCATTTCCATGCAGGCGAGTGAGGTGACGCCGATCCTGACGGCTGATGAAGTTGAGGCGCTTGCGTTGAATGCTGTCGGCCTCGCGAGGAGTGATGTTGGCCAGCGGTTCCTCCTGGGTTGGGTCGATGAACGACGCTTGGTGTAGGGCTGGCAGAAATCCATTACCGTAGTTGTTGATGCCACCGAGCGGGGAACCGCCGCTGGCCAATACGACAAAGGCTGGCAGGTTTTGATTCTCGCTTCCCAAGCCGTAGCTGGTCCAAGCGCCTGCACTTGGAAAGCCAGCCAAGGAGAATCCGGTATGTAGGAAGTAATTTCCCTGAGCGTGCTCATTGGCGATGCTCGTCATTGAACGAATCACCGCGAGGTCGTCGGCACAGGTGGCGATGTGCGGGAAGAGTTCGCTGATGGGCAGTCCGGAGCGGCCATGGTTCTGGAACTCCCAGGGGCTGGCCATGATGTTGCCGTTCTGGTTGAACATCGTCGGGCGGACAGGCACCGGCATCGGTTTGCCGTGATCGCGCTTCAGTCGCGGTTTAGGATCGAAGGTGTCCACATGCGATACCCCTCCTGACATGAAGCAGAAGATCACGCTCTTCACCTTGGGATTGAAATGCGGCGGACGAGGGGCGAATGGCGTTGGGATGAGCGGTGTGTTGGCTGCCGCGAAGGTCTTGTTCGCTCCGAAAAAGCCTGACAAGGCGACCAGGCCGAATCCCGTGGAACACTTTGCCAGCATGTCTCGCCGGGAGATCTGTGCCCGGTGAACGCGGTCGGCTTCAGGTCTAATCCACATAGATGAATTCCTTCAGGCAGAAAAGAGACTGGGCGAAGTCCTTCCAGACGCCCTCGTTCTTTTCGAGTTCAGCAGATATGATCTTGTGTTCCGTCGCCAGCTCCTCGAGGTAGCCTCGCGCCGCCTCGACATCCTCCGCTGTGGCGCAACGACCAAAGGCTTTCAAGAACATGCGACGCACGCGCTCGTCGCGGTGTTGGCCGTCGGTTACCAATGCCTTTGCCCACTTGGAAGCCTGATCGATGATGAACGGATCGTTCAGGAGTGTGAGCGACTGAGCGGGGACGTTGGTGGCGTCGCGCTTTCCCCGGGTGCTCATGGGCTTGGGGGCATCGAATGCTTCCAGGAATGGGTTCGACGCGTTGCGACGGATCCTTTGGTACAGACTGCGCCGCCGGTCTCCATCCAGAGGCCCCTTGGGGCCCCCTCCTTCGGTCTTCCCCACGAAATACACGTTCACACCGGGCCCATACATTTTGAGATCAAGCTGGCCGGAGACGGCGAGCACCGCGTCACGCACAGCTTCCGCCTCCAGGCGTCGGACGTGCGCATGGGAGAGGAGTTCGTTACCAGGGTCGAGGCGCTGGGCGTTAGCCGATGGGATCGCCGATTGTTGGAACGCATGTGATGTCATCAGGAAGCGGATCGTTTGTTTTACCGACCAGCCGTGTTCGATGAAATAGCAGGCGAGGTAATCTAAGAGCTCTGGATGGGTTGGT encodes:
- a CDS encoding DUF1501 domain-containing protein gives rise to the protein MWIRPEADRVHRAQISRRDMLAKCSTGFGLVALSGFFGANKTFAAANTPLIPTPFAPRPPHFNPKVKSVIFCFMSGGVSHVDTFDPKPRLKRDHGKPMPVPVRPTMFNQNGNIMASPWEFQNHGRSGLPISELFPHIATCADDLAVIRSMTSIANEHAQGNYFLHTGFSLAGFPSAGAWTSYGLGSENQNLPAFVVLASGGSPLGGINNYGNGFLPALHQASFIDPTQEEPLANITPREADSIQRKRLNFISRQDRRHLTRLHGNEQVESAIQNYEIAYRMQSKVPDLVDLRGESEATKQLYGMDSPVREKAEYGRQCLLARRLVERGVRFVELTCLPRPADPGQIGNPWDQHGVLKAGHSEMAFQVDQPIAGLIKDLKARGLFEETLIVWAGEFGRTPFAQSTDGRDHNPFGFSVWLAGGGVRGGTAHGATDDLGYYAVEEVCTVYDLWATVQHLLGLNHEQLTYRFGGRDYRLTDVHGQVIRPILA